The Nicotiana tabacum cultivar K326 chromosome 1, ASM71507v2, whole genome shotgun sequence genome segment TGTATAGTAAGTAGATGTGATGCAAGCCATCATCCACTTTATAAATTTTTAAGGGAAGTTAAGAGCATGCAGCATCTCTTCCACAGTATCATATGCCTTCCTTAGGTCTACTTTAATCAGACAGCTTCTAGTTATATTCTTCCTCTTGTACAACCTCACCAGATCTTGGCATATCAatatattgtgcactatattccTTCCTTTCACAAAAGCACTTTGATTAGGAGAGATTATCCCAGGTAGTACTTTTTTAAGCCTATTGCATAGTATCTTCGAGATCACTTTGTATAATTGCAGCAAGCAATTGGTCTATAGTCACCTACTGCCTCAATATGAGTGCTCTTGGGGATAAGAGTTATCACAGTATTATTGACAATTTTGAGCATTCTGCCTTCTCTAAAGAACTCCAGAACTCCACTTTTTACATCTGCTCCCACAACATCCCAACAGTCTTTGTAAAACTGGCCACCAAACCCATTCGGACTTGCAGCTTTATCTCCTGCAATTGCCCATAGAGCTTCCTTCACCTCAGTTTCTGTGAAGTCTACTATTAGTTCATTCCTTTGCTCTTCTTTCACTGTTGGCCCCTGTCTTATAATCTGGCTATATACATGATCTCTTCCCTCCATTTTCCTTCCCAGCATTTCTATGTAAAATTCTATAAATGCGTCTGGAATCTTG includes the following:
- the LOC142164605 gene encoding uncharacterized protein LOC142164605; translation: MQQVGKGKEYVLTTKGYGTMAQSGDQNTKYFHGLLKARRNNNRIFHIKDMKWCDIDDPVKIPDAFIEFYIEMLGRKMEGRDHVYSQIIRQGPTVKEEQRNELIVDFTETEVKEALWAIAGDKAASPNGFGGQFYKDCWDVVGADVKSGVLEFFREGRMLKIVNNTVITLIPKSTHIEAVGDYRPIACCNYTK